A stretch of DNA from Verrucomicrobiia bacterium:
CTGAAGAATCAAACGGAAAGCCCACTACAATGCGAAATGTTATTTGTTTCCTGATGTCTTTGTTGCTGCTGGGTGGACCCCGCCTGAGCAGCGCAGCAGACAACCATCCGTCCGGGACCTTCACCAATGCGTTCTTTCCGTTTTGCATTGATTGGCATGATTCCAAGAAGCGCAATTTTGAACAGCAGAGCAACATGCTCAAAGAATTGGGCTATTCGGGCATGGGCCACATCTGGCTGGACAAAGTTGACGAGCGCCTCAAGGCCTTGGACGAAAATAATCTGAAGCTCTACCAGATCACCATGACGGTGGACATCAAACCCGATAAACCCGTCTGCGACCCCCGCCTCAAGCACGTCATGACCCTGTTGAAGGGGCGTGGCACCCAAATCCTTCTGCTCATCAACGGCATGAAACCGTCCGATCCTGCCGGTGATGACAAAGCGGTCGCCCTGGTCCGGGAAATCGCCGCAATGGGCCGTGACTCCGGCGTGCAGATTCTCCTCTATCCCCATACCGGTCTATGGCTCGAGCGCTTTGAGGATGCCATGCGAATCGAGAAGAAAGTGGCGCGGCCCAACGTGGGCACCATGTTCAACCTCTGTCACTGGCTACGCGTTAGCAAGGACCGTAATTACCGCCCTCTGCTGGAAGCGGGCAAGGACAAGCTCTTTGCGGTTTCAATTAACGGGGCCGATGAATGGGACCCACAACCCGGTTGGGCGCGCTATATCCAGCCCCTTGGCTGTGGCTCGTTTGACGTGCTGGCCTTTTTAAAGACACTCAAAGAAATCGGCTTTACCGGTCCGGTCGGCCTCCAGTGCTATGGCATCGGGGGGGACGCCAGAGACCACCTTGCCGAATCCATGGCCACCTGGCGGGAT
This window harbors:
- a CDS encoding sugar phosphate isomerase/epimerase family protein, whose protein sequence is MRNVICFLMSLLLLGGPRLSSAADNHPSGTFTNAFFPFCIDWHDSKKRNFEQQSNMLKELGYSGMGHIWLDKVDERLKALDENNLKLYQITMTVDIKPDKPVCDPRLKHVMTLLKGRGTQILLLINGMKPSDPAGDDKAVALVREIAAMGRDSGVQILLYPHTGLWLERFEDAMRIEKKVARPNVGTMFNLCHWLRVSKDRNYRPLLEAGKDKLFAVSINGADEWDPQPGWARYIQPLGCGSFDVLAFLKTLKEIGFTGPVGLQCYGIGGDARDHLAESMATWRDYCRRLSQ